The Dyadobacter sandarakinus DNA window GAATCAGTAGGATATTCGGTGAGCGTTTCAGCAGCCATGCGAGGGCAATCTGGGCGGTTGTTGCACCATGCTTTTCAGCAATGCTCCGGATTTTTGCTTCCATTTTGGCCGGTCCTGATGCCAGTGGGAACCAGGGAATAAATGCCATGTTACGGCCTTCCGTATAGTCTACGATTTCTTCCCATTTCCGGTCGCCCAGGTTATACAGGTTTTGTACGGACACGATGGGGACTATCTTTTCAGCCCTTTCAATTTGTGCAATATCTACTTCCGACAACCCTACATGCTTGATTTTTCCTGCATTCACCGCTTCCACCACGGGTGCGAGGGTTTCTTCTATGGGGAATTTCGGGTCAAAGCGGTGGAGTTGCCAGAGGTCAATGGATTCCAGTTTCAGGCGTTTAAGGCTGCCTCCAATGGCTTCGCGGATATGGTTGGGGTCTCCGTTGACCGGCCATTGGTTCGGGCCGGTGCGTTCGAGTCCGCCTTTGGTGGCAATCAGCAGATTTCCGGGGTAGGGGTGCAGTGCCTCTGCGATCAGTACTTCATTGGTATGGGGCCCGTAGGAATCAGCCGTATCGATAAAGGTCACACCTGCTTTCACAGCTTCCTGTAATACCTGCTTAGCTTTTTCGCGATCGGGAGCATCTCCCCAAACGCCATGCCCAGTCAGCTGCATCCCGCCGTAACCTACTCTGTTGATCTCGATTTCACCTCCGATCCGGAAGGTTAATGTATTATCTGTTTGTGCACTCATTGTTTTTTTTGATTAAAGTTCTGCTGCCGGCGTATCCACCGCGCAGGTAACAGTAATTGCCTAAAAAACATGCCGCAGGCGCCGGCCTGGCAGTTTGTGGCACGATTTTGTCGTTTTGCCGGCTGAACTTAACATCAAGAAACATGGAAACTACTGTGTACGAGGATCACGCCCGTGCATTGATCGCCGAGATCAGGCAACTCGTGGAGGCGAAGGGGCTGGACTTGACTGCCGCTATGGCAGATGCGGGCATTGCCGACGAAACTACCCGGCAAATCCTGGACGAACAGGCAATACCATCCCTGCCCGACTTTCTGGCGATGTGCCAGATATCCGGCATATCGTTTCAGCTCCCCTCGATCGAGACTCCCGATACACCCATGTAGCGCAGATTGTATCTCTGATAACACTCCCAGCAAGCCCGGTCCAACGCCGGGCTTGCTGCATTTCGGGGGTATCCAGCAGCCGTTTGCTCAATGCGTGAAAATATTTTAAAAATTTTTTGAAAAATATTTTGTGAGAATGCAGAATCAAAGTGCATTTCACCTGTAAAAATGCCTATTGGTTAAATCCACTCAGAAGAATATTCGGAATTGACAATGAAAATTAGAAAAGTATTTGGTGTTAAAAGTAAAGTATACTTAAACTTCTGCACCAACCTTCCGGCTCAAAATGTTACTTGGCGGCTTTTTTGGTTTTACAGTTGGTTTTAAATTTTTGATCTTTAAATAATACCATGTTTCTGTTTGATCAGACTGGTGTTTCAGAGCTTTCAAACCCAGGTTTATACCGAATGATCTATCGGTCAAGATGCTCTTTATGCTTTGTATTCAAAATATTGTATTACATTTGTAACAGAAATCAAGATCAGAAAACAAAAAAGAACATAAACACTATTAACGATGAAAAATACAAAAAACATCCTAGTTGGAGCCATGCTGGCCATGACTATTGCGACTTACGCTAATGCTTCTAATAACGTATATAAAGCAGAAGAAAAAACCAAGGTGACCGGCCTTAACCAGTCGCTGCCCGTATCGCTTCCGGCTTTGGACGGTCCGGCTCCTTTGAAAGAAAAAGTTGCCCTGGAAAACAGCAAGCATACAGCTGCACAAAAAGCAGCCATCGTAGGTCTGCAACTGAAAAGCAATACTGCGAAGTAATCAGCAGCACTGACACCAGCCTCAGAAATCAAAGGGAAGCACATTGCTTCCCTTTTTTGTTGCCCTTACTTTTTTGAAGTGCTGCTTAATACCCTAAAGTTCGCCGACATTAAAGCGAAAGCTGCGAGAAAACAATATATTTCGGGATGTTACATCCGGGATCAGCTACAAGCTGGACCGGAAAACTGACCAACCAATCCCACCTCATGAAGTTGTTGCTTGTTGAAGATGAACCGAGTGTGATATCGCTGATACAGCGCAGCCTGTCGGCCTCCGGGCATGAAGTTGCCGTTGCGATGGACGGACAGTCGGGACTGCAGATGGCCTCCCAGCATGTATTTGACGTGATTATCCTGGACCTGATGCTGCCGGTGATCAATGGAATGGAAGTGTGCCGCCGCCTTCGCGATGCAGGATTTGTGACGCCTATCCTGATGCTTACGGCGCTGGGAACCACTGAAAATATTGTTTCGGGCCTGGATGCCGGTGCTGACGATTACCTGACCAAACCTTTCAAGCTGGCAGAACTCGAAGCAAGGCTGCGGACCCTGGCCAGGCGCGGAAAAGAACCCGAATCTGACAAAACGGAACATGTACTGACGCTGGGTGACCTGGTGCTTGATAAGGATACCAAGAAAGTAAAGCGGGGACAGGAGGAAATTGATCTTACCGCCACCGAGTTCAGGCTGCTGGAATACCTGCTGGCCAACCAGAACCGCGTGCTGAACCGGATGGAAATCCTGGAAAATGTATGGGACATCAATTTCAACCTGGGTACCAATGTAGTGGATGTTTACATCAACTACCTGCGCAAGAAAATTGATAAAAATCACGCTGCCAAACTCATCCACACGGTATTTGGAATGGGGTACGTGCTGCGGCTTTCCTATGAAAATTCAAAATAAGATCGCACTGCTTTTTACGATCCTGTCAGGAGGTATTATACTGGCACTGAGTGTCATGCTATACTTTTTTGCTACCGAAAGTATTTCAGAAAGCTTTTTCCACCGGCTCGAAGTACGCTCCGACATTGTGGGGCACGCTGCCCTGGAAGAGAACCGGTCGCGTACATCCATTTACTACGCGATTAAGGAAAAGCACCTGGGCGATCTGCCTTTTGAGAAACACAGGGTGATCTGGGACAAGGATACGCTCCGCATCAAAACAGTTCAGGCTCAGCTGCCCATGCCGGCTTCATTCTACACGTCCATCGGTCTCCACCGTCCGGTACGTTTTTCCAAAGGTGATACAAGCTATGTAGGGCTTGAAATCCGGCATTTGGGGCGGATGGCTGTGGTGATCTCCTCCGCCGTCGACCTGTTTGGGCAGGAAGAAATAGATTACCTTCAGAAATTGCTTGTGGTGGGCTTTCTGATATCCCTTGCGCTGGTGTTTACCTCCGGTAAACTGTTTTCCGGGCAGATCTTCAAGCCTGTAAGGCAGATCATCCGCAATGTGAACGGCATCAGCGCGCACAACCTCAACCAGCGTCTCACCGTCAAGGATACCAACGATGACATTTCTAATCTTGCCAAAACGTTCAACGATATGCTGGACAGGCTGGAAATTACCTTTGAGATCCAGAATAACTTTGTCAGCAATGCTTCCCACGAGTTTAAAACCCCGCTT harbors:
- a CDS encoding response regulator transcription factor, with translation MKLLLVEDEPSVISLIQRSLSASGHEVAVAMDGQSGLQMASQHVFDVIILDLMLPVINGMEVCRRLRDAGFVTPILMLTALGTTENIVSGLDAGADDYLTKPFKLAELEARLRTLARRGKEPESDKTEHVLTLGDLVLDKDTKKVKRGQEEIDLTATEFRLLEYLLANQNRVLNRMEILENVWDINFNLGTNVVDVYINYLRKKIDKNHAAKLIHTVFGMGYVLRLSYENSK
- a CDS encoding HAMP domain-containing sensor histidine kinase; this translates as MKIQNKIALLFTILSGGIILALSVMLYFFATESISESFFHRLEVRSDIVGHAALEENRSRTSIYYAIKEKHLGDLPFEKHRVIWDKDTLRIKTVQAQLPMPASFYTSIGLHRPVRFSKGDTSYVGLEIRHLGRMAVVISSAVDLFGQEEIDYLQKLLVVGFLISLALVFTSGKLFSGQIFKPVRQIIRNVNGISAHNLNQRLTVKDTNDDISNLAKTFNDMLDRLEITFEIQNNFVSNASHEFKTPLTVISGEAQLGLSAPELSEAARQSFTTIYKESERLEHLTNSMLSLAQTGFDGKKEQWTQLRIDELIIAVKEAVNKIMPSNQVEIDFNLLPEDEERLVVSGNEALLKAAFTNIVLNSCKYSDNKPVLISIRADRAHVIVDILDQGIGIPDREIAQIFVPFFRASNTGKYKGYGIGLPLAHNIIRMHKGSVNVESQVDKGTRFVTFLPVA
- a CDS encoding aldo/keto reductase, which encodes MSAQTDNTLTFRIGGEIEINRVGYGGMQLTGHGVWGDAPDREKAKQVLQEAVKAGVTFIDTADSYGPHTNEVLIAEALHPYPGNLLIATKGGLERTGPNQWPVNGDPNHIREAIGGSLKRLKLESIDLWQLHRFDPKFPIEETLAPVVEAVNAGKIKHVGLSEVDIAQIERAEKIVPIVSVQNLYNLGDRKWEEIVDYTEGRNMAFIPWFPLASGPAKMEAKIRSIAEKHGATTAQIALAWLLKRSPNILLIPGTSSVEHLHENLAAASINLSEEDFAALSEG
- a CDS encoding transcriptional regulator, which gives rise to METTVYEDHARALIAEIRQLVEAKGLDLTAAMADAGIADETTRQILDEQAIPSLPDFLAMCQISGISFQLPSIETPDTPM